From Streptomyces sp. NBC_00370, a single genomic window includes:
- a CDS encoding ABC transporter permease: protein MTTYFFGDTAVLTGRTLRHVTRSIDTIITTVITPVAMMLMFVYVFGGAIDTGSVSYVNYMLPGILLITIASGISYTAFRLFTDMKSGIFERFQSMPIARSGVLWAHVVTSLVANLISLVIVVGVALLMGFRSGAGAATWLAVAGILILFTLALTWIAVIAGLSATSVEGAGAFAYPLIFLPFISSAFVPTRTMPGPVRWFAEHQPVTSIVNTIRDLFARQPVGDDIWTALAWCAGILVVAYVFAMVTYRRKIA from the coding sequence ATGACCACGTACTTCTTCGGCGACACCGCTGTTCTCACGGGGCGGACCCTGCGCCATGTCACCCGCAGCATCGACACCATCATCACGACCGTCATCACACCGGTCGCCATGATGCTGATGTTCGTCTACGTTTTCGGCGGCGCGATCGACACGGGGTCGGTTTCGTATGTGAACTACATGTTGCCCGGCATCCTGCTCATCACGATCGCGTCGGGCATCTCCTACACCGCCTTCCGCCTGTTCACCGACATGAAGAGCGGGATCTTCGAGCGGTTCCAGTCCATGCCGATCGCACGGTCGGGTGTGCTGTGGGCACATGTCGTCACCTCCCTGGTCGCCAACTTGATCTCGCTCGTGATCGTCGTGGGCGTCGCACTGCTCATGGGCTTCCGCTCGGGGGCGGGGGCGGCGACATGGCTCGCGGTCGCCGGGATTCTGATCCTGTTCACCCTGGCGCTGACCTGGATCGCCGTGATCGCCGGGCTGTCCGCGACGTCGGTCGAGGGCGCGGGCGCGTTCGCCTACCCGCTCATCTTCCTGCCGTTCATCAGCTCGGCGTTCGTGCCGACGCGGACCATGCCAGGACCGGTGCGCTGGTTCGCCGAGCACCAGCCGGTGACGTCGATCGTCAACACGATCCGCGACCTGTTCGCCCGGCAGCCCGTCGGCGACGACATCTGGACCGCGCTCGCGTGGTGCGCGGGCATCCTCGTCGTGGCGTACGTCTTCGCCATGGTCACCTATCGCCGGAAGATCGCCTGA
- a CDS encoding MerR family transcriptional regulator, whose product MLTISQLAAYAGVTVRAVRHYHQIGLLPEPGRDRSGYRTYDAGAVVRLIRIRTLADAGVPLARVQELLDAGPEAFADGVQEIDKDLRAEIRRLRGTRERLARLVAGEHLALPRSVVDYLDRLRGLGVEERYIELERDAWIMIAAQAPHLINAVMVSKHEQLDDPDMVRLYSLVSGALDCPADDPRVVEVADIVERLWIRAVEAGELGADDFDDQLVGLLDAVMVESAPGAVRLLEILEERGWRGWTRVERVPDNRLNTQQPPS is encoded by the coding sequence ATGCTCACGATCAGCCAGCTCGCGGCGTACGCCGGAGTGACGGTGCGGGCCGTACGCCACTACCACCAGATCGGGCTGCTGCCCGAGCCCGGCCGCGACCGGTCCGGGTACCGGACGTACGACGCCGGCGCCGTCGTACGGCTGATCCGGATCCGCACCCTGGCGGACGCCGGCGTGCCGCTCGCCAGGGTGCAGGAACTCCTCGACGCCGGCCCTGAAGCGTTCGCCGACGGCGTCCAGGAGATCGACAAGGACCTGCGGGCCGAGATCCGGCGGCTGCGGGGCACCCGCGAACGGCTCGCCCGGCTCGTCGCCGGAGAGCATCTGGCACTCCCCCGGAGCGTCGTGGACTACCTCGACCGGCTGCGCGGACTTGGTGTCGAGGAGCGGTACATCGAGCTGGAGCGGGACGCCTGGATCATGATCGCCGCCCAGGCGCCGCACCTGATTAACGCCGTGATGGTCAGTAAGCACGAGCAGTTGGACGACCCCGACATGGTGCGGCTCTACAGCCTGGTCAGCGGGGCGCTCGACTGCCCGGCCGACGATCCGCGGGTCGTCGAGGTCGCCGACATCGTGGAGCGTCTGTGGATTCGGGCCGTGGAGGCAGGCGAGTTGGGTGCCGACGACTTCGACGACCAGCTCGTCGGCCTGCTGGACGCCGTCATGGTCGAGTCCGCACCGGGGGCCGTGCGGTTGTTGGAGATCCTGGAGGAGCGGGGCTGGCGGGGCTGGACCCGCGTCGAGCGAGTGCCGGACAACAGACTCAACACCCAACAGCCGCCGTCTTGA
- a CDS encoding glycoside hydrolase family 88 protein codes for MRIRALVVAIGMIAASYAVAVGPAHAASTAYEAEKATVFHGTVDSDHTGFTGTGFVNTANEVGSYVQFTVNAPTAGAATLTLRYANGTATGRKGSVSVNGASVSTPEFAPTANWDSWAAARVPVTLKAGTNQVRVVSTTTGGLPNLDSLTVSDAQSTDWSDAMIDSTMQRYTPSSVGGWSYPVALYMMGQYQVAQRTTDPARRAALIAYVKAWADRFVNASGHIDNSFDTLDSMMPGQVMIAMYRETGQAKYRMAAQQIHDRLLPSGGYPTTSDGGFWHGDSADRTDQLWSDGAFMADPFMAQYAKYIGDSTQSFDIATKQLVIYASHLQQPNGLLKHAYDASRSASWADPNTGLAPEYWCRAIGWVGVAATEMLDLIPADHPRRAQLVSIVQNLVRGMAAYQDPSTGRWFQVVDKGSSAGNWTETSCSAMYTLTVEAAIKGGYVSRADYQPTVDSGKRGELNRISLHTDGLTYLTSISVGTNVGDYAYYINRPQATNDFHGLGAFLYFYEQVYH; via the coding sequence ATGCGCATCAGGGCTTTAGTGGTGGCGATCGGGATGATTGCCGCGAGCTACGCGGTGGCGGTGGGTCCGGCACACGCGGCGTCGACGGCCTACGAGGCCGAGAAGGCGACCGTCTTCCACGGCACGGTGGATTCCGATCACACAGGTTTCACCGGTACCGGCTTCGTCAACACCGCCAACGAGGTTGGCTCGTACGTACAGTTCACCGTCAACGCGCCGACCGCCGGAGCCGCCACGCTGACCCTCCGGTACGCGAACGGGACGGCGACAGGCCGTAAGGGCAGCGTCAGCGTCAACGGCGCCTCCGTGTCCACACCGGAGTTCGCCCCGACCGCGAACTGGGACAGCTGGGCCGCCGCCAGGGTGCCCGTGACCCTGAAGGCGGGAACGAACCAGGTCCGCGTCGTCAGCACGACGACGGGCGGTCTGCCCAATCTCGACTCGCTGACCGTCTCCGACGCGCAGAGCACGGACTGGTCGGACGCGATGATCGACTCCACCATGCAGCGGTACACACCGTCGAGTGTCGGCGGATGGAGCTACCCGGTCGCCCTCTACATGATGGGGCAGTACCAGGTCGCGCAGCGTACGACGGACCCCGCGCGCCGGGCAGCCCTGATCGCGTACGTCAAGGCCTGGGCGGACCGGTTCGTGAACGCCTCCGGACACATCGACAACAGCTTCGACACCCTGGACAGCATGATGCCGGGCCAGGTGATGATCGCGATGTACCGCGAGACCGGCCAGGCCAAGTACCGGATGGCCGCCCAGCAGATCCATGACCGGCTGCTTCCCTCCGGCGGATATCCGACCACGAGCGACGGCGGATTCTGGCACGGCGACAGCGCCGACCGGACCGACCAACTGTGGTCCGACGGCGCGTTCATGGCCGACCCGTTCATGGCGCAGTACGCCAAGTACATCGGGGACAGCACCCAGTCCTTCGACATCGCGACCAAGCAACTGGTGATCTACGCGAGCCATCTTCAGCAGCCGAACGGACTGCTGAAGCACGCGTACGACGCGTCCAGGTCGGCCTCATGGGCTGACCCGAACACCGGGCTGGCGCCCGAGTACTGGTGCCGCGCCATCGGGTGGGTCGGCGTCGCCGCCACGGAGATGCTGGACCTGATACCGGCAGATCACCCACGTCGGGCTCAACTGGTCTCGATCGTGCAGAACTTGGTCCGTGGCATGGCCGCCTACCAGGACCCGTCCACCGGACGCTGGTTCCAGGTCGTGGACAAGGGCAGCAGCGCCGGCAACTGGACCGAGACGTCATGCTCGGCGATGTACACCCTGACGGTCGAGGCGGCGATCAAGGGCGGATACGTCTCACGCGCCGACTACCAGCCGACGGTGGATTCCGGGAAGCGAGGCGAACTCAACCGGATCTCGTTGCACACCGACGGGCTGACGTATCTCACGTCGATCTCCGTCGGAACGAACGTCGGCGACTACGCGTACTACATCAACCGGCCCCAGGCCACGAACGACTTCCACGGACTGGGCGCTTTCCTCTACTTCTACGAGCAGGTCTATCACTGA
- the lspA gene encoding signal peptidase II — protein sequence MTQRQGQAVSDHVIRREPARFSADRGTRESRNSSSQPEHETAGTEAGDRSSRKARLVLLLALAGLAYALDLGSKFLVVSRLENQRSIDVIGGVLTLQVMRNPGAAFSMGQAFTVVFTAIALAVVVVVVRVSRKLHSLPWAVALGLLLGGALGNLTDRTFRAPGVFRGHVVDFISVEHFAVFNLADSAIVCGGVLMVFLSFLGISLDGAAPRERRGSGVVVGG from the coding sequence TTGACGCAGCGTCAAGGTCAAGCCGTCTCCGACCACGTCATCCGGAGGGAACCCGCCCGCTTCTCAGCTGATCGCGGTACTCGCGAATCGCGGAACAGCTCGTCGCAGCCCGAGCACGAGACAGCGGGGACAGAGGCCGGCGACCGAAGCTCCCGAAAGGCGCGTCTGGTCCTTTTGCTGGCCCTGGCCGGACTTGCGTATGCGCTGGATCTGGGCAGTAAGTTCCTGGTCGTCTCCCGGTTGGAGAACCAGCGGTCCATCGACGTCATCGGCGGGGTGCTCACCCTTCAGGTGATGCGGAACCCAGGCGCGGCGTTCAGCATGGGCCAGGCGTTCACTGTCGTGTTCACGGCCATCGCGCTCGCGGTCGTCGTAGTCGTCGTGCGCGTCTCGCGCAAGCTCCACAGCCTCCCGTGGGCTGTCGCGCTGGGTCTGCTGTTGGGAGGCGCGCTCGGTAATCTGACCGACCGGACCTTTCGCGCGCCTGGGGTTTTCCGGGGGCATGTCGTCGACTTCATCTCCGTCGAGCACTTCGCCGTGTTCAACCTTGCTGACTCGGCGATCGTCTGCGGCGGAGTCTTGATGGTCTTCCTCTCCTTCCTGGGTATCTCCCTGGACGGAGCGGCTCCGCGAGAGCGTCGGGGCAGCGGCGTCGTCGTCGGGGGATGA
- a CDS encoding cupin domain-containing protein, translating to MSDSHSAHAHADDHTASEGWMTAAKVLQDAAPLSVPEGASAMTILVEWEPGDPGTPPHRHSGPAFGYVIEGAVRFELEGEPERVVKAGGTFWEPGGDAIHYQDGNALPDEPTRFVVTMMCAPGKPMLELVEEEELTRRAHLRAPRPRN from the coding sequence ATGTCGGACAGTCACTCAGCACATGCGCACGCCGACGATCACACGGCTTCGGAGGGGTGGATGACGGCGGCGAAGGTACTCCAGGACGCGGCGCCCCTCAGCGTCCCCGAGGGCGCCTCGGCGATGACGATCCTCGTCGAGTGGGAGCCCGGCGATCCGGGCACTCCCCCGCACCGCCACTCGGGTCCTGCCTTCGGTTACGTCATCGAGGGCGCGGTCCGCTTCGAACTCGAAGGCGAGCCCGAGCGCGTCGTCAAGGCCGGCGGAACCTTCTGGGAGCCCGGTGGCGACGCGATCCACTACCAGGACGGCAACGCGCTGCCGGACGAGCCCACCCGGTTCGTGGTGACGATGATGTGCGCCCCCGGCAAGCCCATGCTCGAACTCGTGGAAGAGGAGGAGCTGACCCGGCGGGCCCACCTGCGCGCTCCGCGCCCCCGCAACTGA
- a CDS encoding TerD family protein, whose amino-acid sequence MSLVSSSLNSPTLHGYAHDWALVDVETSGLVPRRDRVLSIAVITIGPDGEQTGEFSALCDPGCDPGPVAVHGLTAERLRGAPSFAQVAGRIGAMLQERVLVAHNAQFDYDFLAHEFARARMWLPVSQRLCTLALNRQVDPPTDDMKLGTLAAHYGIPQRRAHDALDDTRVLAGILRASLREAAQLDLPLPLVTCPPRAESQFTPKPPKTPCAYRNPGRPTAGGPLRQGMKIAITGETAHARAELVGRAVAAGLNMMSSVSRHTSVLVTNEQASDSAKARRALAEGVPVIDESTFLRLLAGVQPGTVHEATAVAVTPVTRRELEPVVKRPELAPTAAPAVPVVPTPTPVPAARQPAPSASTSDQPLAGRRVLVLGGTHADASAARTRVVELGGSAAVNLSASVTDVALLEGGDGDRRMRRITALGLPTHGLRWLAAPTAAAPTDKALRPQEPLVVPRGGVIAFLLDEDEQVTFDEDFVFYGAPESPAGTVRLLTGGPAEQTVALDLASLPPSTRKVVVAAAIDGAATFGTVGAIQIGAAPGSNGALLARATLDAATTERTLLLAEIYRRGPLWRLRAVGQGYDHGLDALARGYGVDVTD is encoded by the coding sequence ATGAGTCTCGTATCCTCCTCCCTCAACTCGCCCACCCTGCACGGCTACGCCCACGACTGGGCCCTGGTGGACGTCGAGACGTCGGGACTCGTCCCCCGGCGGGACCGCGTGTTGTCGATCGCCGTGATCACGATCGGCCCGGACGGGGAGCAGACGGGAGAGTTCTCGGCGCTGTGCGACCCCGGCTGTGATCCGGGGCCGGTGGCGGTGCACGGGCTGACCGCAGAGCGGTTACGGGGTGCACCGTCCTTCGCCCAGGTCGCCGGTCGGATCGGAGCGATGCTCCAGGAGCGGGTCCTGGTCGCCCACAACGCCCAGTTCGACTACGACTTCCTGGCCCACGAATTCGCCCGTGCGCGGATGTGGCTGCCGGTGTCACAACGGCTCTGCACCCTGGCCCTCAATCGCCAGGTGGATCCGCCGACGGACGACATGAAGCTCGGCACCCTCGCCGCCCACTACGGGATCCCTCAGCGGCGGGCTCACGACGCGCTGGACGACACGCGTGTGCTCGCCGGGATCCTGCGCGCGTCACTGCGCGAGGCGGCGCAACTCGATCTCCCCCTGCCCCTGGTGACCTGTCCGCCCCGGGCGGAGTCCCAGTTCACGCCGAAGCCGCCGAAGACCCCGTGCGCGTACCGCAATCCGGGGCGGCCGACCGCGGGCGGACCGCTGCGGCAAGGGATGAAGATCGCGATCACGGGTGAGACCGCCCATGCCCGCGCCGAGCTTGTCGGGCGGGCGGTCGCCGCCGGGTTGAACATGATGAGCTCGGTGAGCCGGCACACCAGCGTGCTCGTCACCAATGAGCAGGCGTCCGACTCGGCAAAGGCTCGACGGGCACTCGCCGAAGGCGTACCGGTCATCGACGAATCCACTTTTCTGCGGCTGCTGGCCGGCGTACAACCGGGGACAGTTCATGAAGCGACGGCCGTCGCTGTCACCCCGGTAACTCGGCGGGAGCTGGAACCGGTCGTCAAAAGGCCGGAGTTGGCACCGACGGCAGCCCCCGCCGTGCCCGTGGTACCGACGCCGACGCCGGTACCCGCCGCACGCCAACCAGCGCCGTCCGCCAGCACTTCGGACCAGCCGCTGGCCGGGCGTCGCGTGCTGGTACTCGGCGGCACGCACGCCGACGCGTCGGCGGCTCGTACCCGCGTTGTCGAGCTGGGTGGGTCAGCGGCGGTCAATCTGTCCGCCAGCGTCACCGACGTCGCGCTCCTCGAAGGCGGCGACGGTGACCGACGCATGCGTCGCATCACGGCTCTCGGCCTGCCCACGCATGGCCTCCGTTGGCTGGCCGCGCCGACCGCGGCCGCGCCGACCGACAAGGCGCTGCGGCCTCAGGAACCGCTCGTGGTGCCGAGAGGCGGCGTCATCGCCTTCCTTCTCGACGAGGACGAACAGGTCACCTTCGACGAGGACTTCGTCTTCTACGGGGCTCCGGAGAGCCCGGCCGGTACGGTTCGGCTGCTGACCGGCGGCCCCGCCGAACAGACCGTCGCCCTCGATCTGGCGTCGCTGCCGCCCTCCACACGCAAGGTCGTCGTCGCAGCCGCCATCGACGGCGCCGCCACGTTCGGGACGGTCGGCGCGATCCAGATCGGCGCGGCGCCCGGCAGCAACGGCGCACTTCTGGCCCGCGCCACACTGGACGCCGCGACCACCGAACGCACCCTGCTGCTCGCGGAGATCTACCGCAGGGGCCCACTCTGGCGCCTGCGCGCTGTCGGCCAGGGCTACGACCACGGCCTCGACGCCCTCGCACGCGGATACGGCGTCGACGTCACCGACTGA
- a CDS encoding ABC transporter ATP-binding protein: protein MAAPSIAAPAIRVRALEKSYGKLDVLRGVDFDVAPGSIFALLGSNGSGKTTTVRILATLLKADAGTASVNGFDVATQPADARESISLTGQFAAVDEILSGRENLVLVTRLRHLKDPGSIADDLLSRFSLTEAGARRVSTYSGGMRRRLDIAMSLIGNSPVIFLDEPTTGLDPEARIEVWHAVKELAGSGTTVLLTTQYLDEAEQLADRIAILHQGRIIVNGTLTELKQLFPPATVEYVEKQPTLEEIFLAITGGGDKRDVVGTNN from the coding sequence ATGGCAGCCCCATCGATCGCCGCGCCGGCGATTCGCGTGCGAGCCCTTGAGAAGTCGTACGGAAAGCTCGACGTGCTGCGCGGCGTGGACTTCGACGTGGCGCCGGGCAGTATCTTCGCGCTGCTCGGCTCCAACGGGTCGGGGAAGACCACGACCGTACGCATCCTCGCCACGCTCCTCAAGGCCGACGCGGGGACGGCGAGCGTCAATGGCTTCGACGTCGCCACCCAGCCGGCGGACGCGCGGGAATCCATCAGCCTCACCGGGCAGTTCGCGGCCGTGGACGAGATCCTCAGTGGTCGGGAGAACCTCGTACTCGTCACCCGGCTGCGCCATCTCAAGGACCCGGGATCGATCGCGGACGACCTGCTGAGCCGTTTCTCGCTGACCGAGGCGGGCGCGCGCAGGGTGTCGACGTATTCGGGCGGGATGCGCCGTCGGCTGGACATCGCGATGAGCCTCATCGGGAATTCGCCGGTGATCTTCCTGGACGAGCCGACGACCGGGCTCGATCCCGAGGCGCGAATCGAGGTGTGGCACGCGGTCAAGGAACTCGCCGGCTCGGGGACGACGGTACTGCTCACCACGCAGTACCTGGACGAGGCAGAGCAGTTGGCCGACCGGATCGCGATCCTCCACCAGGGGCGGATCATCGTGAACGGCACCCTCACCGAGCTCAAGCAGCTTTTCCCGCCCGCCACGGTCGAGTACGTCGAGAAGCAGCCGACCCTGGAGGAGATCTTCCTCGCGATCACCGGCGGCGGCGACAAGCGCGACGTCGTCGGCACGAACAACTAG
- a CDS encoding phosphodiester glycosidase family protein: MRSVVGARTAVAVAATVGVVAAGVVAGGVGAGQATAVDRVRLAADVPVAPGIGYRAFSVTGSHGVVSGHLVTADLTNRRVSVDLLTPGTVSSRVPLSQMVAAQGAVAGVNADFFNIEESQHVGVAPTNSAVGPAVAHGEALKAAVPDGQRFGPGLPPGTSTRDVIGVGYDKRARLDELTLKGSVRTRSSAFDLGGFNQYAVPEGGVGAFTPKWGDVSRQRAVCGTDTVRAAACSTDAYEVTVRNGRVVSGSATIGAGAIAEGSVVLVGREAGADRLRALRTGERVKVVDRLTSTSGKRFEFAVGGFPVLRGGEPLPGLDTKAAATRTAAGIGDRGRLLYLLVLDGSAESGAGLTVAEVADVLDTVGADAGVNLDGGGSSTLVTRDRATGDPAVRNHPTGGAERPVPEGIGLFSR; this comes from the coding sequence ATGAGATCTGTTGTTGGTGCTCGAACGGCCGTCGCCGTCGCGGCCACCGTGGGAGTGGTGGCCGCCGGTGTGGTGGCCGGGGGAGTGGGCGCGGGGCAGGCCACCGCGGTGGACAGGGTGCGGCTGGCCGCTGATGTGCCGGTAGCGCCCGGCATCGGCTACCGGGCGTTCTCGGTGACGGGCTCGCACGGGGTGGTCTCCGGGCATCTGGTCACGGCCGACCTCACCAACCGGCGCGTCTCGGTCGACCTGCTCACCCCCGGCACCGTCTCCAGCCGGGTCCCGCTGTCCCAGATGGTCGCCGCGCAAGGGGCGGTCGCCGGCGTCAACGCGGACTTCTTCAACATCGAGGAGTCCCAGCACGTGGGGGTCGCCCCCACCAACTCCGCCGTCGGCCCCGCCGTCGCCCACGGCGAGGCGCTCAAGGCCGCGGTGCCGGACGGCCAGCGGTTCGGCCCCGGCCTGCCGCCCGGCACCTCGACGCGCGACGTGATCGGGGTGGGCTACGACAAGCGGGCCCGGCTGGACGAGTTGACGCTCAAGGGAAGCGTGCGCACCAGGTCGAGTGCGTTCGACCTGGGTGGCTTCAACCAGTACGCCGTTCCGGAGGGCGGAGTGGGTGCGTTCACCCCGAAGTGGGGAGACGTCTCCCGACAGCGCGCGGTGTGCGGCACGGACACCGTACGGGCGGCGGCCTGCTCCACGGACGCGTACGAGGTCACCGTCCGCAACGGGCGGGTGGTCTCCGGATCCGCGACGATCGGGGCCGGCGCGATCGCCGAGGGCAGCGTGGTGCTGGTCGGCCGAGAGGCCGGCGCGGACCGGCTGCGTGCGCTCAGGACCGGGGAAAGGGTCAAGGTCGTCGACCGGTTGACGTCGACGAGCGGCAAGCGGTTCGAATTCGCCGTGGGCGGCTTCCCCGTGCTCCGCGGCGGTGAACCCCTGCCCGGCCTGGACACCAAGGCGGCGGCGACCCGCACAGCCGCGGGTATCGGCGACCGCGGTCGGCTGCTCTACCTGCTGGTTCTGGACGGCAGCGCGGAGAGCGGCGCGGGCCTGACGGTCGCCGAGGTCGCGGACGTACTCGACACCGTGGGCGCGGACGCGGGCGTGAACCTGGACGGCGGCGGTTCGTCGACCCTGGTGACCCGGGACCGGGCGACCGGCGACCCGGCCGTACGCAACCACCCGACGGGCGGCGCCGAACGCCCGGTCCCTGAGGGCATCGGTCTCTTCTCGCGCTGA
- a CDS encoding FAD-binding protein has translation MVLVIGTGGAGLRAAIELAEAGTDVLAVGKRPKDDAHTALAAGGINAALATMDPEDSWQQHAADTLKESYLLADPRTVEIVTQGAARGIDDLERYGMAFAREEDGRISQRFFGAHKFRRTAFAGDYTGLEIQRTLVRRTEQLNIPVLDGVYITRLLVHDGAVFGAYGFSLADGTRYVIHADAVILAAGGHTRIWRRTSSRRDENTGDSFRLAVEAGARLRDAELVQFHPSGIIEPENAAGTLVSEAARGEGGILRNALGERFMARYDPERMELSTRDRVALASYTEIKEGRGTPKGGVWLDVSHLPRRTIMTRLPRVYQTLLDLQMLDITREPIEIAPTAHYSMGGVRVNPEDHSTDVRGLYAIGEASSGLHGANRLGGNSLIELLVFGRLTGRAAAAYSQSLTAQPRSAPAVAQAREELDTLLAADGPENVRALQRAIRNTMTEHAGVVRDGEGLRAGLAELAVIEKRMADVGVHPDIAGYQDLAHAFDLKSAALAARATLESALERRETRGCHNRSDYPDMDPELRVNLVWSPTAGITRESIPAIPDEIASLMEDVSTDGKLAE, from the coding sequence ATGGTGCTGGTGATCGGCACCGGAGGCGCGGGGCTTCGCGCGGCGATCGAGCTGGCCGAGGCCGGCACGGACGTCCTCGCTGTCGGCAAGCGTCCGAAGGACGACGCCCACACGGCGCTGGCCGCCGGAGGCATCAACGCGGCACTGGCCACGATGGATCCGGAGGACAGCTGGCAGCAGCACGCGGCCGACACCCTCAAGGAGAGCTATCTGCTGGCCGACCCCCGCACCGTGGAGATCGTCACCCAGGGCGCCGCCCGGGGAATCGACGATCTGGAGCGGTACGGCATGGCGTTCGCCAGGGAAGAAGACGGCCGTATCTCACAGCGCTTCTTCGGCGCCCACAAGTTCCGTCGCACGGCCTTCGCCGGCGACTACACAGGGCTGGAGATTCAGCGCACCCTCGTCCGGCGCACGGAACAGCTGAACATTCCGGTGCTCGACGGCGTCTACATCACCCGGCTGCTCGTCCACGACGGAGCTGTCTTCGGCGCCTACGGCTTCAGCCTCGCCGACGGAACGCGTTACGTCATCCACGCCGACGCCGTCATCCTCGCCGCGGGCGGACACACCCGCATCTGGCGGCGGACCTCCTCACGGCGCGACGAGAACACCGGGGACTCGTTCCGCCTGGCGGTGGAAGCCGGAGCGCGGCTGCGCGACGCCGAGCTGGTGCAGTTCCATCCGTCCGGAATCATCGAGCCAGAGAACGCGGCCGGCACCCTCGTCAGCGAGGCGGCCAGGGGCGAGGGCGGCATCCTGCGCAACGCGCTGGGTGAACGCTTCATGGCCCGGTACGACCCCGAACGCATGGAGCTGTCCACGCGGGACCGGGTGGCCCTGGCCTCCTACACGGAGATCAAGGAGGGCCGCGGGACCCCCAAGGGCGGTGTGTGGCTCGACGTGTCGCATCTGCCACGGCGGACGATCATGACGCGGCTGCCCCGCGTCTACCAGACGCTGCTGGATCTGCAGATGCTGGACATCACCCGCGAACCGATCGAGATCGCGCCCACCGCGCACTATTCGATGGGTGGCGTCCGGGTGAATCCCGAGGACCACAGCACCGATGTCCGGGGTCTGTACGCCATCGGCGAGGCGTCGAGCGGCCTGCACGGTGCCAACAGGCTGGGCGGGAACAGCCTCATCGAACTCCTGGTCTTCGGGCGTCTCACGGGCCGGGCCGCTGCGGCCTACTCGCAGTCACTGACGGCGCAGCCCCGGTCCGCTCCGGCCGTCGCGCAGGCCCGCGAGGAGCTCGACACCCTTCTCGCCGCCGACGGACCGGAGAACGTCCGCGCTCTGCAGCGTGCCATCCGCAACACCATGACCGAACACGCCGGTGTCGTACGGGACGGGGAGGGGCTGCGTGCCGGACTCGCCGAACTGGCCGTCATCGAGAAGCGGATGGCGGACGTCGGCGTGCACCCGGACATCGCCGGCTATCAGGACCTGGCGCACGCCTTCGACCTGAAGTCCGCCGCCCTGGCCGCTCGCGCGACACTCGAATCGGCGCTGGAGCGTCGTGAGACGCGTGGCTGCCACAACCGCAGCGACTACCCCGACATGGATCCCGAGCTGCGGGTGAATCTGGTGTGGTCCCCGACAGCGGGTATCACCAGGGAGAGCATTCCGGCGATCCCTGACGAGATCGCCTCTCTTATGGAGGACGTTTCGACGGACGGGAAACTCGCTGAATGA